A window of the Actinomycetota bacterium genome harbors these coding sequences:
- a CDS encoding gamma-glutamyl-gamma-aminobutyrate hydrolase family protein (Members of this family of hydrolases with an active site Cys residue belong to MEROPS family C26.), which produces MSVLVIQHLDPEGPHSIAHALRAASVRWMLHRADWESGPLPRARDLAGLVVMGGPASAYSDENFPTRAAELSLIAECLRAEVPILGVCLGAQLLAAAAGARRDPRALRCAVLDGRLSPRTRAPYDRGAGPNKGRGHGRRRSPKEEG; this is translated from the coding sequence ATGTCCGTGTTGGTGATCCAACACCTCGATCCTGAGGGGCCTCATTCGATTGCGCATGCACTTAGAGCGGCCAGCGTGCGCTGGATGTTACATAGGGCCGATTGGGAGTCGGGACCGCTGCCGCGCGCGCGCGACCTCGCGGGTCTCGTCGTGATGGGCGGTCCGGCCTCGGCGTATTCCGACGAGAACTTCCCCACACGCGCGGCCGAATTGAGTCTGATTGCTGAATGTCTTCGCGCCGAGGTCCCGATTCTGGGTGTGTGTCTGGGTGCGCAATTGCTGGCGGCCGCCGCCGGCGCGCGACGCGATCCTCGGGCGCTTCGCTGCGCTGTGCTCGACGGCCGGTTGAGCCCGCGCACTCGCGCCCCGTATGATCGAGGTGCCGGTCCCAACAAAGGGAGGGGTCATGGGCGAAGAAGAAGTCCCAAAGAAGAAGGGTAA